The following is a genomic window from Candidatus Gastranaerophilales bacterium.
TGAAAAAGACAAATTGCTTGATACAATGGCAAAAGAGCACCCTGAAATAAAGGATAAATTAAACAAAGTAGAAGAAAAAACAAAAGAAATAAAAGAAGAAACCGACAAGAATATCAAAGAACTTGAAACAACAAGAGATACAAAAACCGATGGACTGAACGGTGAAATCCAAACTCTTAAAACAGAGCTTGCTCAAGCTGAACAAAAAGAAAAGACGGATAAAGTTATCGGTGATAATTCAACAACAGACGGCAAATTGTCTGAAAAATTAAACTCTGTTCTCAAAGGTGTTTTAGAAGGAAAAGCTGACCTTATACAAAAAGTGGCTGAAGAAAATGGTGTTGAGCCGGCACTCTTAGCGTCTATAATCTGTAATGAAACCGGTTATGGAACTTCATCAGCAATAAAAAACAAAAATAACCCCGGTGGTTTGATGGATCCATCAACAGGTTGTAGCACTTTACAAGAATTTAGCAGCTTAGAAGACGGCTTGAACGCAATGGCTTCAAATCTAAAGAAGAACTATATTGACCAAGGTTTGACGACTCCAGAAACAATCGGTCCTAAATATTGTCCAGTAGGAGCTGCAAATGACCCCACAGGTTTAAATAGCAATTGGATTCCAGGTGTAAAAAAATTATATAACGAGTTTTTAGGTTGATAAATATTGTAAAGTTTGAAACATTTGTATTGATATCGAATAAACTTTGAGATGGAGATGTCAAAAATATTTTATCGTGCCAAGTGAACCGAAGTAATCGTTGGAAACCTGCTACTGTTTTGAATTTCCCCCATTCTCTCTCAGATGAACCCGTTTGTCGTAAATTTCAGATTTGCGTCGGTCTTGTGTTGCTGAGTTGTCATATATAAAAAACGCATATTAGTCTTTAACCTTTGATATGTTTGAGTTACAGACACTTACTGAGGTGCCTTTTGATATTTTTGAATTACCCTAACAATTACCTGAAGTTAAAACTTCCTGCCGAAGTAGGAAGTGCGTCGAGAAAGGCAACAAGAGGGTTTTACCTAGTTTTAGTTGGGATTTACTTTCTTCTCACTTCGGGTAATTTAAATGAGTAATCTCAAAGTAATTGTAAAGAATAACTTGATTTCGTCAAAAAAACGACTCGCTTGGTGTGGGGTAGCGGATTACGGGCAGAGTGCGAATGGGCAACGCGTTAAGTCTTGCCGTGCAGACACGTTTAAGGCGTGCAATCAAGAATTGTTATAAATTCCAATTTTCTAGTGCAATTCTGTGCAAGAAAACGGAAGTTTCGGAACTTTTCTCTCACTAAATCTCAACACTGAAAACAAGCCTCAATTAGCATAAACGAGTCACTCTTGCCTCTAAAATTCCCATCAAAATGCCCTAGAAAGGTTATACCCTGACACACAACAGCAAAAAAGAAGTCGTAAAGACTTCTTTTTTAATGGTGGGCGTGAAGAGACTCGAACTCCCATGCCAAAGGCGCTAGATCCTAAGTCTAGTGCGTCTACCAATTTCGCCACACGCCCATTTTGTATTTGTTTTTTATCCTTAAATGAGAAACCGTAATGCTTTTTGTCAATACTCAAGCTGATTTTCATTTTTAGAAAATTCTATAATCTTTATATTGATAAAGATTACCCTTATAATTTAACCCAATCAAGAATTTGCGTCAAGTAAAATTTAATTCAGTTGTAATTAACCAGTTAAATGATATTAGATTAAGCGTGAGATGGAGTTGTAATTAAAATTTAGTAATTTTATAGTGTGCTCATTTGTCAAGACAAATTTTTACTGCTTGCTTGAATTCTTGAACTTAGATTTTATCCGGTGTTGAATTATGCTGCTTGATTATTTCCGAACCTTGAAGATATTTTCCTCACTAAAACAGAAATATTTGCCGGCGGCACCTGATATTTTGAGGCTATCTCAGCTTGTGTTCGTTTTTGCCTAAGAAATTCGAGTACTACTTTTGTCTTAACTTCAGCTGTGTATTTTTTACTTTTCTCTTTTCCATAACTTAACCTTCCTTAAGCGTCAATTTTTATTTAAGCGAACTCTCTTTTTGTGTCCAATTTTATGGGATTAGCATAATCTTCAAGCAATCACCTCAATGTAATCAAATTTGTTGCTCTCAAATATATTGCGTCATATTTAGAAGCCAATTTCAGAATGAGATGGACACCAAACCTCAACGCTCTAAATTAGCCCCATTTGTCATAAATGTGCGATATTTCTTGGAAAACTTCTATCAAAAAGTGCAAGAAAGGTTATGTCAGTATTATTTCTATTTCAAAAGTTCTATTCCATGGGAATGAGTATTGATAGCTATTTGCAACTTTCCCAAATTTTTTTTCGAGTTTAGCTTCATATTTTTGCATTTTTCTTGCTATATAGTCTTTTTCGATGGTGTTGAATTTGTCTTTGATTTTTTTTCTTAAATTTGCTTGATAAGCCCAGTCGTCTAAAAATCGAATTGTTTGTAATTTTTTAAAGGCATCGAGGTTTGGATTTTGGGTTGTGAATTTTGTTATTGCGGCACAAATCGCACTTCCGAGGGTATTGCCGGTTGTATTCCAAGCGGCAAAGCCGTAGAAGTTGTTGCAATCGATATCATTCTCCAATAGCGAATCGACAAAACTATTATCAGCACCGTTTGCGTTTAATATGTCAGCTACAAAATATTTAGAGCTAGCAGGCTTAAAACCTCTGTTGTTAAGGGGCTCGTAGGTATCCATCACAAGCTCACCCTGCTCATTTTTGAAGTTATTAACATACAATATTAAATCGGCAGAATTTGGGGTTGAATATGTCCCTCCTGCGAGTTCAATTTGTGATTTTACAGATTCTATGACAGAAATATCTTCATATTTTGAGATTTTGCCTATAGAAATCGGCATTAAAAATGAAGGTGCGATTTTGATAATTTTTCCGTTGCTAATTGCCCGAGATAATAAAGCGAGAGGTATTTCATCAGCACCTGTTTTGACAAAGGCATTGATTTTTTTGTCTAAAATATTTTGTTTCAGGATGTTAGCTTCTTTTACGTTTAATCCGAATTCTGCACAATCGTCTTTTGAAAAGACCAAAGTATCAAATAATCCTGTTTGAGCGTATTCAAGGTAGAGTTTGTTGATTTTAAAGTTTCTGTTTCTTGTCATTAGATAGTCATCAAGGATATCTTGAGGGATTTTTGTTGAGATGCAGTTGCATTTTTGGTTCAAATATTTGTCATGAGTAACTTCCATTTTGTGGAGATTGAATGAGTATTCAAATATATCTTTGCCAAAACTAGCCCAATAATCTTTTTCTTCTTCGTTAAAGTTGTTGTTTGAAATTCGCATTATAGAAGAGAATGCGTATATTTTGCAATTTCTATTTTTCAAGATTTTATAAAGCAGCTCAATTCTGCATTTTATGGCTTCAAATGAGTCAGAGCTTCTTCTTGAGGGAACGAGTCCTCCATAGGCGATTGTATCGAGCGACAATATAATTGCGTCAATATTTTGAGTTTTTTCAAGCCAATCTAATATTGCGAAGGCGTTGGCAGAAGATGTCAAGCCTCCTAAAAATTTTTTATCGGGTAGAATGAGCTCAATATCAGGATTAATCGCCGAGATTTGTAGAGGCAAATCGTAGCAAACAGGTCTGTTGTCAATAGGGACAAGGGCTATCCTTTTCATTAATCAGCTCCTTTAAGATTAAAAATCATTTTGTCAATCATCTCAGCGAACTCAGTTTGAGCTATTGAAGAATGTAAAATTTTACAATTTTCTCCGTATTTAAGCAATCGTCTATATAGAATATTTTTGTCTTCTTGGTCGTTGGAAATTATTAATTTCCCATAGCGAGAATCAACAATTCTTTCGCCGTCTTTGAGTTTGTAGGAACGGGCTAAAGTGTCTTTCAGCTCAAAAACAACTGAGTTTGTAAGGATTTGAGCACCTGCTTTTTGAGGTAATTGGACTACTTTTACTATGTTGTTTATTAAGAGTTTTTGATTTTGGTTAAGTACGGGACTGTATGCAAGAAGGTAAGTTCTTTTATCTTCAAAAATTACGGACTTGGGTTCTACGATAAAGATTTCCGTGAGTTTTTTTGATTGGCTTACGTAGCTGACTTTTAGTTTTTGTCCGTCGATACAGTAGGCTTCAAACTTTGCGAGCAAGGAAGATTGGCAAAGTCTTTCTATGTCTGATTTTATGACAGAATTAGAAAGCATGGCTTTGTAAGTAGTTGATGTTTGATAAGAAAGACTGTTTTCTATTTTTTTAAGAATTTCATTAAATAGAGTGTTTGTTTTTGCGTTCAGCGAAAGTTTTACATAATTTTGCAGGATACATAGTGCCTTGATTTCGTTGGGCTCCAAATCTATTTCTATGGGCAATTTTTTCAATGAATATTTGTTATCTGATTTTCTTTTTACAACAATGAGCCCCATTAAATCAAGAGTTGCAAAATATTTATGTAGAGTTTCTTTAGCGTAAATATTTTCTATATTTTCTTTGTTTTCGAGTTTATGCATAATGTCTTCAATTGAAGCAGCACCTTGCAACAGTATTTTCAATACTTCAAGTACTCGGAGACCGGAATCATTTTTTTTGAGTATTTTAGGCATTTGAGTACTCCATTTTTATTTTTTTTAATTTTTTTAAGACGGTTTCTTTTAAAGATTCCGGTGCAATACTGTGCAAATCATTACCAAAGCTGAGAAGTCTTTGAATAAATCTAAATTCGTTATCTACAAGAGTATCGACGATGATTTGATTTTCATCTTGATGAAATATTGTTTCATTTGGTTTTTTTTTCGAAAGTAAGAACAGAATCGCCTTTGATTGTGTATTTTGCCAAATAGCTTTTTTGTACGTAAGCACCGGGTTTGATGCCTATACCTTTAATTTGTTTGATTTTGTCCAGTCTTAAATATGCAAATTTTTGATATTTTTCGCAGTAACATTCGACATATAATTTTAAATTTTCATAAAAGACTTTTTTGGGTATTATATATAAATCTTCAAGCCCGTTTCGTACAGAATTATATTCTATCAAAACATTTTTGCCTAGGACAGAATGATTGTTTAATGTTTCCAAAATTGATTTATTAACCTCAGAAAGCGGTTCATTATCTTTAAATGCTTCAATTGTAGTGTTGTCGTGAGATTTTAATGCGATTTTGTTAAAAAGATTATTGAGATCAAGTATGTATTGCCAATCCTCAATATTTGTAAGATTTCTTCTTAATGTATTAAGGCAATTAATTTGTTCTTTAGAGAAAAACAAACCGAAAGGGTGAAATGTTAAAGAATAATTGAAATTGTTTTTTTGAGTAGGACGAGAGATGATGCATCCTGCTGCTTTTAAAGTATTTAAAGTTACACGCAGGGTATCTTCTGAACAAGCACGAGAAGTGATTTTATCATTTTTAAGAATTTGTAGAATTTCACTTTTTGTATGAGGACTTTCAATCAAAAATCCCAGCACAAGCAAAGCCCTATATGCGGTCATACTGATATTGACTTCTTCAGAAGTATTTGTTTTTGAAAAACTGTTTTTAGCCATGTTAATCCTGGCAGTTTCATATCCAGACTTATTTTACCCAATAGTAAAAAATAAGGCAATTATGTAATAGCAATCTGCAAAAAGTAATTTTAATAAAAGACCGGATTATGATACAATGTAGACAAGGATGTGAGAGAAATACAAATAATAGTGAGGCGAAAATGGATAACGAAAAGATTATAGTGACGCTTTCAGGCTGCGACAGAATTGGTATTGTTGCTGAGCTTACGGCGGCGTTAGCAAAATACAGTGTTAATATTGAGGATATAAAGCAAACTATTATGCAGGATTATTTTGTGATGTTTTTGCTGGGTGATATCAGTAAGTCTGAATATTCATTTAAAGATATAAAGCAAGGGCTTCTTGATGTTGGAGAAAAGCTCGGAATGGAGCTTTGGGTTCAAAAGAAACAAATATTTGATAATATGCACACAATTTAGTTAGACAGGAATAAAAAATGAGTTTTATAAGTTCTGATTCGATTTTAGAAACTATTAATATGATAAAGGTGCACAACCTCGACATAAGAACGGTTACTTTGGCGTTGAGCTTGAGAGATTGTGCTAGTGAGGATGTAAAAGTTACCGGTGAAAAAATTTATAATAAAATTTTACGGTATGCAAAAAATCTACGAGTTTATGCAGAAGAAATTGAAAATGAATATTCAATTCCAATTGTAAATAAAAGGATTGCGGTTACTCCTATTTCTTTGGTCGGAGAATCTTGCAAAAATCCTGATTATGTATATCTCGCAAAAGTTTTGGATAAAGCAGCAGAAGAAGTCGGCGTTGATTTTATTGGCGGATTTGGTGCTTTGGTTGAAAAAGGCTGCACAAAAGGTGACTTGATGCTGATAGATTCAATTCCTGAAGCTTTGACCCAAACAAATAAAATCTGTTCTTCAATAAATGTTGCTTCATCAAAGGCCGGTATTAATATGAATGCTGTTTTGAAAATGGCTGAAATTGTTAAAAAAACAGCTGACTTGACTGCAAATGCCGATGGATTGGGAGCTGCAAAACTTGTTTGTTTTTGTAATGCACCGAGTGACAATCCTTTTATGGCTGGTGCTTTTCACGGGATAGGTGAACCCGAGTGTGCTTTAAATGTCGGAGTTTCAGGACCTGGTGTGGTTAGAGCTGCAGTTGAGGCACTTCCAAAGGATGCGGATTTGAGTGAAGTCGCTAACAAAATTAAAAAAATTGCATATAAAATCACCTCAACAGGCGAACTTATCGGGCGTGAAATGGCTGAAAAATTGGCTATTCCTTTTGGTGTTATTGATTTAGCCCTCGCTCCTACTCCTGCTATCGGGGATAGTGTTGCAGGGATTTTTCAAGCTATGGGGCTTGAACATGCAGGTGCCCATGGTACTACTGCCGCTCTTGCGATGCTCAATGATGCCGTAAAAAAAGGTGGAATTATGGCAAGTTCACATGTCGGCGGACTATCCGGTGCTTTTATTCCGGTTTCTGAAGATGCAGGCATGATTGAAGCTGCGAAAAAAGGTGTTTTGACTTTCGATAAACTGGAAGCTATGACCTCAGTTTGCTCTGTTGGGCTTGATATGATTGCAATCCCGGGGGATACTCCTGTCGATACTATTGCGGGGATAATCGCTGACGAAATGGCAATCGGTATGATAAATAAAAAAACCACTGCTGTTAGAGTAATCCCTGTTCCTAATAAAAAAGTCGGTGATTATGCTGTTTACGGCGGATTATTGGGAGAAGCACCGATAATGCCTGTAAACGGGCTTTCTTCAACAGGATTTGTAAGAAGAGGTGGCAGAATTCCTGCTCCGATTCATAGTTTAAATAATTAGTAAAGAGTAAAGGCAAAAAATATGGTAAAACCTTGGAATGATTACTTTTTAGAAATAGCAAAAACATGTGCTTCCCGTTCAAATTGTTTAAGAGCTCAAGTTGGGGCTGTAATTGTCGGTGATGACAAAAAAATCAAAGCAACAGGTTATAACGGCACCCCTTCAAAAGTTATTTCTTGTGCAGAAATCGGCAAGTGCTATAGGATTGAAAACAATATTCCGTCAGGAACAAGATACGAAACTTGCAGAAGTATTCACGCAGAGCAAAATGCTATAATCCAAGCAGGGCAAGACCGTTGCAAGGACGCTACGATGTATATATACGGTCACAATTTTATTTGTATTTTGTGCAAAAGATTTATTGTTCAATCAGGTATCAAAGGCGTTTACCTCAAAAAAAATGACAATTCTGATGTGTCTTTCGTATCAGTTGAAGATATAAAAAAAGAGCTTTCAGACGTTAGTATTCCTGTTTCTTAGGCTCTTTTGAAAAAAATTGAAACTGTTTGCTTTTGACAAAATCAGCGTTAATTATTACAAATACTGATTTTTCAGAGGTTTTGTCATAAATATTTTTGTATTAATTTTTGCCAAACTCTTGTGATAACTGCTTTTTCAAGAAAATACACATAGTGTATCAGGTAAAAGTCTTCAAAAAGCCTGCTATAAGAAGGTTCTGCTTGCCAGAGGCTAGCTCCAACCTTTGCAGATGTCAATCCACGATTTTGAATTTGAATATTTTTCAAGTTCGTCCATTGTCAACTCGATTGCACTGTTACTGCTTCCGCAGGCGGGAAAAATTGTATTAAAACGTTTCATTGAAATATCAAGATACACGTCAACGCCATCTTTTATTGCAAACGGGCAAACTCCACCAATCCCGTGTCCTATAAGGTTTTCCACTTCTTCAAAATGGAGCATTTTGGCTTTTGTGCCAAAAAAAGATTTGTATTTTGGATTATCTATTTTTGTGTCACCTGCAGTGACTATCAAAATCGGTTTTTCGTCTATTTTGAAAGATAATGTTTTAGCAATTCTAGCTGGTTCACAGTTTAAAGCGTGGGCTGCAAGCTCTACTGTGGCACTGGATTCGTTGAATTCTAAAATTTTATCTTCAACATTGAATTTTTTAAAATAATCTCTTACTTTTTCAATTGACATTTTTATTCCTCGATAATATCGAAAATCGGTTTGAAATCGAAATGTTTTTCTTCGATTTTTTTCTTCACTTTTTCGCAATCAAACATTTTTAATCCTTCGACTGCATTTTTTAAATTATCTCCATCAGGAAGTGAGATGTAAGGTATTTCGAGCTCTTTTGCAAGTTTTTCAACCTTTTCATCATAGCTTACCGGGAGTGTGGGGATACCGTATTTTAAAGCCAAAATGCAGGCGTGATAACGCATTGCGATTAAATAGTCAAGATTCATAAAAGAATCAATCATTTCTTGATTTGTTCTTTGATAGATAATTACAGGTTTTGTTTCTTGGTCTAATAAAGACAAGAAATTTTTAAATTTTGTGCAAACTTCATAATCCTGTGAGTCTTGGAAGGAATAAAGATATATTTCATATCCTTTGAAGTTTTCATTGACTTTG
Proteins encoded in this region:
- a CDS encoding glucosaminidase domain-containing protein, which produces EKDKLLDTMAKEHPEIKDKLNKVEEKTKEIKEETDKNIKELETTRDTKTDGLNGEIQTLKTELAQAEQKEKTDKVIGDNSTTDGKLSEKLNSVLKGVLEGKADLIQKVAEENGVEPALLASIICNETGYGTSSAIKNKNNPGGLMDPSTGCSTLQEFSSLEDGLNAMASNLKKNYIDQGLTTPETIGPKYCPVGAANDPTGLNSNWIPGVKKLYNEFLG
- a CDS encoding DUF4127 family protein, producing MKRIALVPIDNRPVCYDLPLQISAINPDIELILPDKKFLGGLTSSANAFAILDWLEKTQNIDAIILSLDTIAYGGLVPSRRSSDSFEAIKCRIELLYKILKNRNCKIYAFSSIMRISNNNFNEEEKDYWASFGKDIFEYSFNLHKMEVTHDKYLNQKCNCISTKIPQDILDDYLMTRNRNFKINKLYLEYAQTGLFDTLVFSKDDCAEFGLNVKEANILKQNILDKKINAFVKTGADEIPLALLSRAISNGKIIKIAPSFLMPISIGKISKYEDISVIESVKSQIELAGGTYSTPNSADLILYVNNFKNEQGELVMDTYEPLNNRGFKPASSKYFVADILNANGADNSFVDSLLENDIDCNNFYGFAAWNTTGNTLGSAICAAITKFTTQNPNLDAFKKLQTIRFLDDWAYQANLRKKIKDKFNTIEKDYIARKMQKYEAKLEKKFGKVANSYQYSFPWNRTFEIEIILT
- a CDS encoding WYL domain-containing protein; amino-acid sequence: MAKNSFSKTNTSEEVNISMTAYRALLVLGFLIESPHTKSEILQILKNDKITSRACSEDTLRVTLNTLKAAGCIISRPTQKNNFNYSLTFHPFGLFFSKEQINCLNTLRRNLTNIEDWQYILDLNNLFNKIALKSHDNTTIEAFKDNEPLSEVNKSILETLNNHSVLGKNVLIEYNSVRNGLEDLYIIPKKVFYENLKLYVECYCEKYQKFAYLRLDKIKQIKGIGIKPGAYVQKSYLAKYTIKGDSVLTFEKKTK
- a CDS encoding ACT domain-containing protein, coding for MDNEKIIVTLSGCDRIGIVAELTAALAKYSVNIEDIKQTIMQDYFVMFLLGDISKSEYSFKDIKQGLLDVGEKLGMELWVQKKQIFDNMHTI
- a CDS encoding PFL family protein, with the translated sequence MSFISSDSILETINMIKVHNLDIRTVTLALSLRDCASEDVKVTGEKIYNKILRYAKNLRVYAEEIENEYSIPIVNKRIAVTPISLVGESCKNPDYVYLAKVLDKAAEEVGVDFIGGFGALVEKGCTKGDLMLIDSIPEALTQTNKICSSINVASSKAGINMNAVLKMAEIVKKTADLTANADGLGAAKLVCFCNAPSDNPFMAGAFHGIGEPECALNVGVSGPGVVRAAVEALPKDADLSEVANKIKKIAYKITSTGELIGREMAEKLAIPFGVIDLALAPTPAIGDSVAGIFQAMGLEHAGAHGTTAALAMLNDAVKKGGIMASSHVGGLSGAFIPVSEDAGMIEAAKKGVLTFDKLEAMTSVCSVGLDMIAIPGDTPVDTIAGIIADEMAIGMINKKTTAVRVIPVPNKKVGDYAVYGGLLGEAPIMPVNGLSSTGFVRRGGRIPAPIHSLNN
- a CDS encoding dCMP deaminase family protein translates to MVKPWNDYFLEIAKTCASRSNCLRAQVGAVIVGDDKKIKATGYNGTPSKVISCAEIGKCYRIENNIPSGTRYETCRSIHAEQNAIIQAGQDRCKDATMYIYGHNFICILCKRFIVQSGIKGVYLKKNDNSDVSFVSVEDIKKELSDVSIPVS
- a CDS encoding YbaK/EbsC family protein; the protein is MSIEKVRDYFKKFNVEDKILEFNESSATVELAAHALNCEPARIAKTLSFKIDEKPILIVTAGDTKIDNPKYKSFFGTKAKMLHFEEVENLIGHGIGGVCPFAIKDGVDVYLDISMKRFNTIFPACGSSNSAIELTMDELEKYSNSKSWIDICKGWS